Proteins encoded in a region of the Quercus lobata isolate SW786 chromosome 8, ValleyOak3.0 Primary Assembly, whole genome shotgun sequence genome:
- the LOC115957905 gene encoding AT-hook motif nuclear-localized protein 22-like has translation MDPVTAHGRPLPPPFLSRDLHLHPQFQHHQQQQNSEEEQSGNGGLNRGQKRDRDENNINNTTDSEGKEIGSAGGGEGEMTRRPRGRPSGSKNKPKPPIIITRDSANALRSHVIEVSNSCDIMESISTFARRRQRGVCILSGSGTVTNVTLRQPASPGAVVTLHGRFEILSLSGSFLPPPAPPAASGLTIYLAGGQGQVVGGSVVGPLLASGPVVIMAASFGNAAYERLPLEEEEPQVPIQGSGSLGSPGMVGQQQQPQQQQQQNQQQQQLLPDPNTTLFHGMPQNLLNSCQLPTEAFWGGSAGRSPY, from the coding sequence atggATCCTGTAACAGCACATGGTCGTCCTCTTCCTCCACCTTTCCTTTCAAGAGATCTTCACCTACACCCTCAATTCCAACACCACCAACAACAGCAAAATTCTGAAGAAGAACAAAGCGGCAACGGAGGCCTAAACCGCGGCCAGAAAAGAGATCGCGACGaaaacaacatcaacaacactACAGATTCTGAAGGcaaagaaataggttcagccGGCGGAGGAGAAGGTGAGATGACAAGAAGGCCTCGTGGAAGACCCTCCGGGTCGAAAAACAAGCCGAAACCCCCTATCATAATCACCAGGGATAGCGCAAACGCGCTCCGTTCCCATGTCATTGAAGTCTCCAACAGTTGTGATATCATGGAGAGCATTTCCACTTTCGCTAGGCGGAGACAAAGAGGGGTTTGCATTTTGAGTGGAAGTGGCACTGTTACTAATGTGACACTAAGGCAACCAGCTTCACCTGGTGCGGTTGTTACTTTACATGGAAGATTTGAGATTTTATCATTGTCTGGTTCATTTCTACCACCACCAGCGCCACCAGCAGCATCAGGATTAACCATTTACTTAGCCGGAGGTCAAGGCCAAGTAGTCGGTGGGAGTGTAGTTGGTCCACTTTTGGCTTCTGGGCCAGTGGTAATAATGGCCGCTTCATTTGGTAATGCAGCTTATGAAAGGCTTCCTTTAGAGGAAGAAGAGCCACAGGTTCCAATTCAAGGAAGTGGGTCTCTTGGATCCCCAGGAATGGTTggtcaacaacaacaaccccAGCAGCAACAACAGCAAAATCAACAACAGCAGCAACTATTGCCAGATCCTAATACAACTCTTTTTCATGGGATGCCACAAAATCTTCTAAATTCATGCCAATTACCAACCGAAGCCTTCTGGGGTGGCTCGGCGGGTCGATCTCCTTActga